The nucleotide window TGCGGTTGATCAGCACAGCTTCCATCGCTTCGGGAATGCCATGACCCCGGATCTTTCTTGACCCGTATTTCGACATGAGGCCGACGATCAGGCCGCCAATTGCGGGTACGATAATGACCCAATATCCCAAAACGTTGTTGCGCAACCCGACAAACTGAATGCTCAGGCGGTGATAGAAAACCAGATTGGAGATAAAAGCGATCAAGTCGTACAGCAGATATGCGATGACACCTGCGAGAATGCCAATTCCTGCGGCAAGGAACGAGATCAGTGCCAGCCGGAATCCGGGTTCGGACCCCGGGGCGACTGCTGCGGAATCAGGGTCTTTAGCTGTAAAAGGCCAATTCATGGTTCTTACTTTCTGGTCGCTGACGCGGTTCGAGCATTCGTTGATTGCACGGGTGCCTTCATCGCCGGACGAGAGATCAGACGCCGAAGCGTTTGGGCCAGTTTGGGGCCGCTGTTCCTCAACTCGTTCTGGTGATGCAGTGACAGTGCTCGCAGGAGGCGTTCACCCTTCGGGAGAAGCTGAACCAGGACTTCGCGGCGGTCTCTTTCGGCGCGATGCCGGGCGACGAGCCCGGAGCGCTCGAGCCGATCGATGAGTTCCACTGCGCTGTGATGCTTGAGCTGCATGCGCTCAGCAAGGTTCCGCACGGTAGGACGCAGGTCTGCAGGGAGCCCCTTCATTGCCAGCAAAAGCTGGTGCTGCTTGGGCTCGATCCCGGCGGCCCGGGCAGCCATTTCGCTGAAGTGAAGAAAACGCCGGATCTGGTACCGGAACTCGGACAGGGCGTGGTAATCGAGGTGTTCAGTCGTCTGCATTTATATGGCATCCACACTAATTATATCGTAAGACGATATGTATTGCTTAGGGGTTGCAGAAATGACGGGCGAACGTTGTTTCTTGTTCACGCTTACGAAGCACTTTCTCGAGAAGCACAAGATCGCGTACAAAGAGATCGACATTGAATCGGTGCCCGGCGCTGCCGAAGAGGTCGTGCGCCTTACCGGCAAATGCGCCATTCCCCAGTTCGTCATAAATGGCAACTGGGTCCAGCCCTACCGCGGCGAAGGTTTCTCTACGAAGAAATGAGCAGGCTGCACGGAGTAGAGGAGTAAAAGCGCAGCCAATACCTGCAGGAAGTCCTCAAATTTGCAGGTGCTATATGTGTGCGCACAGGGCTATAATGCGTCACCTTCTGGATGGCACTCGAATCAGGTCGCAAGTTAGGACCGTATGAAATCCTTGCCGCCGCCGGCGCCGGCGGCATGGGCGAAGTCTATCGTGCACGCGACACGCGACTGGATCGAACGGTCGCGATCAAGGTTCTCCCTTCCGATCTTTCGTCCAGTGCGGAACTCAAACAGCGCTTCGAACGCGAGGCAAAGGCAATCTCATCTTTGCAGCATCCCCATATCTGCACGCTCTATGACGTCGGCTCACAGGACGGCATCGACTTCCTGGTGATGGAGTACCTGGAAGGGCAGACTCTGGCAGAGAGATTGAACAAAGGTTCATTGCCGCTACAAGAAGCACTGAAGATTGCCACTGATATTACGGATGCTTTGGACAAGGCGCATCGGCAGGGAATCATCCATCGCGATCTAAAGCCGGGAAACATCATGCTGACGAAATCGGGCGCGAAACTGATGGATTTCGGTTTAGCGAAGCCGATGATGGCGGCAGCAACTGGCGGCGCCATCGGGCCAATTACTCCATCCACCCCAACCATGAACCTGGCCTCGCTGACTTCAGCGTCGTCGCCACTTACGCAGAAGGGCTCAATCGTCGGAACGTTCCAATACCTTGCACCGGAAGTCCTGCAAGGCGCGGAAGCGGATGCGCGCAGCGACATCTTCAGCTTCGGTTGCGTTCTATACGAGATGGTGGCCGGCAGGCGCGCCTTCGAAGGCAAAACGCAACTGAAGGTGATGTCCTCGATTCTGGAAGATGAGCCGCCGGCCGTCAGTTCTCTCCGTGGCGCTTTGCCGGCTTCGCTCGACCGGGTCGTAGCCGGTTGTCTGACGAAGGATCCCGAACAACGCTTTCAATGCGCTCGCGATCTGAAACTACAACTCGAATGGCTGTTGCCCGAAGGCACCTCTGTCGGACAGCCCGCACGAAAGACAAATTGGCTGTGGGCCGGCGCCACCGGTGTACTCGTGTTGTTATGCGCTGGGTTGTTGTTCGGCATTCTTCGAGAACAGGCCTCGGCCCCATTTGCCATCGAGGCCTATCTTCTTCCTCCCGAAAATCACCGCTTCACCCTGACTGCCGATGATGCCTCCGGTCCAGTAGTGCTTTCCGGTGACGGGAAAAACATTGCCTTCGTTGCCGTCGATGAGCACGAT belongs to Terriglobia bacterium and includes:
- a CDS encoding MarR family transcriptional regulator; protein product: MQTTEHLDYHALSEFRYQIRRFLHFSEMAARAAGIEPKQHQLLLAMKGLPADLRPTVRNLAERMQLKHHSAVELIDRLERSGLVARHRAERDRREVLVQLLPKGERLLRALSLHHQNELRNSGPKLAQTLRRLISRPAMKAPVQSTNARTASATRK
- a CDS encoding glutaredoxin family protein, with amino-acid sequence MTGERCFLFTLTKHFLEKHKIAYKEIDIESVPGAAEEVVRLTGKCAIPQFVINGNWVQPYRGEGFSTKK